The following proteins are co-located in the Syngnathus scovelli strain Florida chromosome 21, RoL_Ssco_1.2, whole genome shotgun sequence genome:
- the mms19 gene encoding MMS19 nucleotide excision repair protein homolog: MMAEKSVLVSLVEEFVSGLQDSKAKDTAAGLKNGEFTILQLVEALGLSLTSTQPQTRARGIKLLSDVLEDVDLTEKEVEVLKAFYENRLGDDHITTPPVLQGLRILIQSPKLPPGAAVSILKSIFHNVYVRSLLLADRVALSKMLLNVMDTREAELKDFGADFVFGFIQSIDGESDPRNILLAFQIAKKIIQRGYSLDHYTEDLFDVTSCYFPVDFTPPPNDPRGITREELVQELRQVLTGTPKFAQFLLPLIIEKLDSDVQSAKLDSLQTLAAGVATYEHEDLAEFLEGLWASLRREVFQTSSEKIESAGLAALTAITSCLSRSIVKSDSEDALSTFLDMVLKDCKHHLSEPDLKLMWPSAKLLQAACSASNRASHMIVAAVMPALIEQYNSKNQCSHRRTLLEVMLRFIQSVKSSESSENEERVLSGICPSLCCLTFAALSETNSSLQITATAMLMALARQSGLLEKAQIELAVDHLARLLLSDEDDAVSLAVVSCAGGLAELHPGVFISNMIPRMKKAIFSESMELDGESIKHTQSAVRQRCLSMLAAVSAKPSVAQESTSVLLEVLDAAHSGKFGFSLEEAVLACISLKKIAELVEDTQDSGRCFHDIIIPRLLSLALQAALKGESSSTHQSPLAEEAVLSTMVAIISTACSRLQPTLAGQTAAKFVSLFLDGDVLFLPGNSFPPHIKLLANKQHDDSWKLSQTVCLLMACVCSLPRTVAVPQLERLLSELEEMSCTCSHPMSYTSAAKCFAGLVNKIPSGDSLDSLLQKTMTRILNELNAAALGVRMQAFTLLIWVAKALLLRYHPTCTTLTDKLFSLLDDADLGSAAADSFSLLMSDSADVLSRGCHADVRIMYRQRFFSENSAKLVQGFTAAPQEKKPNYLKALSNIVNKLPKQVQVTELPALLSLLLEALTYPDQGVQLSTLSCLEPVIADPPPALIQQLEALMGRLLPLTSAPTMNVKIASLRCIYALSRFPEHEVLPFRARVLRALARPLDDKKRLVRKEAVQARGEWFLLGSPGGR; this comes from the exons ATGATGGCTGAGAAAAGTGTGCTGGTGTCACTTGTGGAGGAATTTGTCTCCGGATTGCAAGACAGTAAAGCCAAAGATACAGCTGCAG GTCTCAAAAATGGAGAGTTTACTATTCTGCAGTTAGTGGAAGCATTGGG actgAGTCTGACCAGCACTCAGCCTCAAACTCGAGCCAGAGGAATTAAGCTGCTCTCTGATGTGTTAGAAGATGTAGACCTCACTGAGAAAGAAG TTGAAGTTCTTAAAGCGTTTTATGAGAACCGTCTGGGTGACGATCACATAACCACACCACCTGTCTTGCAGGGGCTCAGAATACTT ATACAAAGCCCAAAATTGCCTCCTGGTGCAGCAGTTTCCATATTGAAGTCTATCTTTCATAATGTTTATGTtcgg TCGCTGCTGCTGGCTGACCGAGTGGCTCTCTCTAAGATGCTCCTTAACGTCATGGACACCAGAGAGGCTG AATTGAAAGATTTCGGAGCAGACTTTGTTTTTGGATTCATCCAGTCGATAGATGGGGAGAGTGACCCTCGCAATATTCTCTTAGCCTTCCAAATTGCCAAGAAGATCATCCAAAGAGGTTACAGTCTGG ATCACTATACAGAGGATCTTTTCGATGTGACGTCCTGCTATTTCCCCGTTGATTTTACCCCG CCCCCCAACGACCCTCGTGGTATCACCAGAGAGGAACTGGTCCAAGAACTGAGGCAAGTCCTCACAGGAACTCCTAAATTTGCTCAG tttctaTTGCCTCTCATCATTGAAAAGCTGGACTCGGATGTTCAGAGCGCAAAGTTGGACTCTCTTCAGACCCTG gctgcTGGTGTTGCAACGTATGAACACGAAGATTTGGCAGAATTCCTCGAGGGACTGTGGGCGTCTTTGCGCAGAGAG GTGTTCCAAACCTCAAGTGAAAAAATTGAGTCGGCAGGCCTCGCTGCTCTTACCGCCATCACTTCCTGTCTTTCTCGTTCGATTGTTAAGTCAGATTCTGAAGACGCCCTCAGCACTTTCTTGGATATGGTTCTGAAAG ACTGCAAGCATCATCTGAGCGAGCCGGACCTGAAGCTAATGTGGCCCAGCGCTAAGCTACTCCAGGCTGCTTGCAGCGCTTCCAACAGGGCGAGTCACATGATCGTCGCGGCAGTCATGCCGGCGCTCATCGAGCAGTACAACAGCAAAAACCAG TGTTCACATAGACGCACATTATTGGAGGTGATGCTGCGGTTTATTCAGTCTGTTAAGAGCAGCGAGTCATCAGAAAACG AGGAGCGAGTGCTCTCTGGCATCTGCCCGTCGTTGTGCTGCCTCACTTTTGCAGCTCTTTCGGAGACTAACAGCAGCCTGCAGATCACAGCTACGGCTATGCTCATGGCACTGGCACGACAAAGCG GTTTGTTAGAAAAGGCTCAAATCGAGCTGGCTGTCGATCATTTGGCTCGACTGTTGCTGTCCGATGAAGACGACGCAGTCAG TCTCGCTGTGGTATCATGTGCCGGAGGCTTGGCGGAACTGCACCCGGGTGTTTTCATCAGCAATATGATCCCGAGGATGAAGAAAGCCATCTTTTCTG AGTCAATGGAGCTAGACGGAGAGTCCATAAAACACACGCAGTCTGCAGTGCGCCAGCGCTGTTTGTCCATGTTGGCGGCAGTTTCCGCCAAGCCCAGTGTCGCGCAGGAGAGCACGTCAGTCCTCTTGGAAGTCCTCGATGCAGCACATTCTG GCAAATTTGGTTTCTCATTAGAGGAGGCCGTGTTAGCGTGCATCAGCTTAAAGAAAATAGCCGAGCTGGTGGAAGACACCCAAGACTCCGGCCGATGCTTCCATGACATCATCATCCCGCGACTGCTTTCACTAGCACTTCAAGCAGCGCTTAAAG GTGAGAGTTCATCTACTCACCAGAGTCCTCTGGCAGAGGAGGCGGTCCTTTCCACCATGGTCGCAATCATCAGCACAGCTTGCTCCAGGCTGCAACCAAC ACTGGCGGGCCAGACGGCAGCGAAGTTTGTCTCTCTCTTCCTGGATGGTGACGTCCTCTTTCTGCCCGGCAACTCTTTCCCGCCACACATCAAGTTGCTGGCAAAT AAACAGCACGATGACTCTTGGAAGCTATCTCAGACGGTTTGTCTGCTGATGGCATGCGTGTGCTCTTTACCTCGCACT GTGGCGGTGCCCCAATTGGAGCGGCTGCTTTCAGAGCTGGAAGAGATGAGTTGCACTTGCAGCCACCCGATGTCATACACCTCCGCTGCAAAGTGTTTCGCTGGCCTGGTCAACAAGATCCCTTCGG GCGACTCTCTTGACAGTCTACTCCAAAAGACAATGACCAGAATTTTGAACGAGTTGAACGCAGCAGCTTTAGGTGTTCGCATGCAGGCGTTCACTCTCTTGATATGG GTGGCCAAGGCTCTGCTTCTCCGCTACCACCCAACATGCACAACACTGACTGACAAG CTCttctcgctgctggatgacgccGATCTGGGCTCGGCGGCAGCTGACAGCTTCTCGCTGCTGATGAGCGACTCCGCCGATGTCCTTAGCCGCGGTTGCCACGCAGATGTTCGCATCATGTACCGCCAACGCTTCTTCAGCGAGAACTCAGCCAAGCTGGTGCAAGGTTTCACCGCGGCTCCTCAAG AGAAGAAACCAAACTACCTGAAGGCTCTGTCCAATATAGTCAACAAACTACCCAAGCAGGTTCAAGTTACTGAACTACCAGCG CTGCTGTCACTGTTGCTCGAGGCCTTGACGTACCCCGACCAGGGCGTCCAGCTTTCCACGCTGTCCTGTCTGGAGCCTGTCATTGCTGACCcgccaccggcgctcatccaacagCTTGAAGCTTTGATGGGCAGACTGCTGCCCCTCACGTCCGCTCCCACCATG AATGTCAAGATCGCATCACTGCGGTGTATCTACGCCCTTTCCCGCTTCCCTGAGCATGAG GTTTTGCCATTTCGGGCCCGAGTGCTGCGAGCCTTGGCCAGACCTCTGGATGACAAGAAGAGGCTAGTGAGGAAGGAGGCGGTTCAGGCGCGAGGAGAGTG GTTCCTCTTGGGAAGTCCTGGAGGaaggtga
- the get4 gene encoding Golgi to ER traffic protein 4 homolog: MMSEQESLRCSSGRNRGGVQRVEGKLRASVEKGDYYEAHQMYRTLFFRYMSQAKHSEARELMYNGALLFFSYNQQNSAADLSMLVLEVLEKSESKVEEDILESLAKLFSHMDHNSPERVAFVSRALKWSTGGSSKLGNPKLHQLLAVTLWKEQNYSESRYHFLHSSDGEGCAQMLVEYSSSRGFRSEVDMFVAQAVLQFLCLKNKNSASVVFSTYTEKHPSIERGPPFVQPLLNFIWFLLLAVDGGKLTVFTVLCEQYQPSLKRDPMYNEYLDRIGQLFFGVPPKQSPSYGGLLGNLLNSLMGAGEDDDGVEEAREDSSPIELD; this comes from the exons ATGATGTCGGAGCAGGAGTCCCTGAGGTGCTCCAGTGGCAGAAACCGCGGAGGCGTACAGAGGGTTGAAGGCAAACTACGAGCCAGCGTAGAAAAAGGAGATTACTATGAAGCACACCAGATGTATAGGACGTTATTTTTTAG GTACATGTCACAGGCAAAACACAGTGAAGCCAGAGAGCTGATGTACAATGGCGCATTATTGTTCTTCAGCTATAATCAG CAAAACAGTGCAGCAGATCTCTCCATGCTGGTACTTGAGGTGCTGGAGAAGTCAGAGAGCAAAGTGGAAGAAGATATATTAG AAAGCTTGGCTAAGCTGTTCAGCCACATGGATCACAACTCTCCGGAAAGAGTAGCCTTCGTGTCCAGAGCCTTGAAATGGTCCACGGGAGGTTCCAGCAAATTGGGCAATCCAAAGCTACACCAGCTCTTGGCTGTTACCTTGTGGAAAG agcaAAACTACAGTGAATCTCGTTACCACTTCCTTCATTCGTCCGACGGGGAGGGCTGTGCGCAGATGCTGGTGGAGTATTCCTCCTCTCGAGGTTTCCGCAGCGAGGTCGACATGTTTGTGGCCCAGGCGGTCCTACA GTTCCTCTGCCTAAAGAACAAAAACAGCGCTTCAGTGGTGTTCAGCACGTACACGGAGAAACACCCATCCATAGAGAGGGGTCCTCCATTTGTTCAGCCTCTTCTAAACTTTATCTGGTTTCTGCTGCTGGCAGTGGATgg GGGTAAATTAACAGTTTTCACAGTGTTATGTGAGCAATATCAACCTTCCCTGAAGAGGGATCCCATGTATAATGAG TACCTCGACAGAATAGGACAGCTTTTCTTCGGCGTCCCCCCCAAACAATCTCCATCGTACGGCGGCCTGCTAG GAAACTTGCTGAACAGCCTGATGGGAGCAGGCGAGGATGACGACGGCGTCGAAGAGGCCCGGGAGGACAGCAGCCCCATCGAGCTGGATTGA
- the vps35l gene encoding VPS35 endosomal protein-sorting factor-like has protein sequence MATVMWRSRWRDYDAELQRTRLEAMPLEFSDSHPLKPILVTESKARRGTRKGSTSSSSSCSSLAASDPLSSMLDGTDPLSMFAAETPSMTHVAFAGDARKKGEREDEPVGADFEPWSMKRGEILARFTTTEKLSINLCLGSDKGNSQNPGSSAVSEKVRTRLEELDDLEEGSQRELLNLSQQEYANRIQELNQSLKEAWASDQKVKALKIVIQCSKLLSDTSVIQFYPSKFVLITDILDTFGQLVYDRIWSMCSDPKPLPDSFTASDVNDTAKETCLNWFFKIASIRELLPRLYVEASILKCNRFLNKSGIQDTLPRLTAMIRGIGDPLVAAYTRAYLCRVGMEVAPSLKDSLKRNFFDLLGTFRQINGESVRSQLLAQRVEMPEYLTLYSPAINWILHCSAYRAPESVLTEMMERCKKLGNNALLLNSVMRAFRPEFVATRAMDFIGMIKDCDEAGFPKHLLFGSLGRCLACADPPESERLTILNEAWKVITKVRNPRDYVNCAEIWVEFTCRNFTKREVNTVLADIIKHMTPDRAFEDAYVQLQSVIRKILAHFHDFSVLFSMERFLPFLDMFQKDGVRVEVCKSIMDVFIRHQVEPTRDPVILNAVMHICKTMHDSVNALTLEDEKRSSSVLIIGFMRVVSFGRDFEQQLSFCVEARATFCNLEPVLVHLIHTVNQLAMETRRVMRGNHSRKTAAFVRACAAYSFITIPSLSSIFSRLHLYLLSGQVALANQCLSQADAFLKAAVSILPEVPRSISVEGKLRSSESFLLDFVNNFLATLLVVPDHPEHGVLYLVRGVLNMVQDYAWEDNSDAKVRVYISALPLLAAMSQETYLYTIPKVDSNETLYGGDPKFLTEINKLCETLIGQILDHLKALGREDQLSTRRQGALAFSLFCILLAHGDLRNNKLSQLAVNLWNLSHKHGHCETRISVRTLESMKHQALQADMSHLSETVQRLALQSRT, from the exons ATGGCTACTGTGATGTG GCGCTCCCGGTGGCGTGACTATGACGCTGAGCTGCAGAGGACCCGTCTGGAAGCAATGCCACTTGAATTCTCTGACTCCCATCCCCTCAAACCTATTTTA GTGACAGAAAGCAAAGCTCGCCGTGGAACTCGCAAGGGcagcacctcctcctcctcgtcctgctCTTCCTTAGCGGCGTCGGACCCCCTCAGCTCTATGCTGGACGGAACCGATCCACTGTCCATGTTTGCGGCTGAAACTCCGTCCATGACACACGTTGCCTTCGCCGGG GATGCGAGGAAGAAAGGGGAGAGGGAGGACGAGCCAGTGGGAGCCGATTTTGAGCCCTGGTCGATGAAGCGAGGCGAGATCCTGGCGAGGTTTACCACCACTGAAAAACTCTCAATT aATCTATGCTTGGGCTCCGACAAAG GAAATTCACAGAATCCCGGATCCTCTGCTGTGTCAGAGAAGGTCCGCACTCGGCTGGAGGAACTGGATGATCTGGAAGAG GGTTCCCAGAGAGAGCTCCTCAATCTCTCCCAGCAAGAATATGCCAACCGCATCCAAGAGCTGAACCAGTCTCTCAAAGAGGCCTGGGCCTCGGACCAAAAGGTCAAAGCACTGAAGATCGTAATCCAG TGCTCCAAGCTCCTCTCGGACACCTCCGTAATCCAGTTTTACCCAAGCAAGTTTGTCCTCATCACTGACATACTTGACACTTTTG gccAGCTCGTGTATGACAGAATTTGGAGCATGTGTTCAGATCCGAAACCTTTACCAG actCATTTACAGCGAGCGATGTCAACGACACAGCCAAGGAAACGTGCCTCAACTGGTTCTTCAAAATCGCCTCCATTAGAGAACTCTTACCCCGATT ATACGTGGAAGCCTCCATCCTCAAGTGCAATCGCTTCCTGAACAAATC cgGTATTCAGGACACTCTCCCACGACTGACCGCCATGATAAGAGGGATCGGCGACCCCTTGGTGGCGGCTTACACCCGAGCTTACCTCTGCAGG GTTGGCATGGAAGTAGCCCCAAGCTTGAAAGACAGCCTGAAGCGCAACTTCTTCGACCTGCTCGGAACCTTCCGGCAGATCAACGGGGAGAGTGTTCGCAGCCAGCTGCTCGCACAGAGAGTGGAGATGCCCGAGTACCTGACTCTCTACTCGCCTGCTATCAACTGGATCTTGCACTGTAGTGCCTACAGAGCACCGGAG AGTGTCCTGACAGAAATGATGGAGAGATGTAAGAAGCTGGGTAACAA TGCCCTGCTGCTGAATTCAGTGATGAGGGCATTTAGGCCCGAGTTTGTCGCCACAAGAGCCATGGATTTCATCGGGATGATAAAAGACTGCGACGAGGCCGGATTCCCCAAG CATTTATTATTTGGATCACTGGGTCGCTGTCTGGCTTGCGCTGACCCTCCAGAATCAGAGAGGCTGACCATCCTCAACGAAGCCTGGAAAGTCATCACCAAAGTCCGCAATCCTCGG gattaTGTCAACTGTGCTGAGATCTGGGTGGAGTTCACCTGCCGAAATTTCACA aAACGTGAGGTGAACACCGTTCTGGCAGACATCATCAAACACATGACTCCCGACCGAGCCTTTGAGGACGCCTACGTTCAG CTGCAGTCTGTAATCAGGAAGATCCTCGCCCACTTCCACGACTTCTCAGTCCTCTTTTCCATG GAGCGTTTCCTCCCATTTCTGGACATGTTTCAAAAAGACGGTGTGAGGGTGGAAGTGTGCAAATCCATCATGGATGTCTTCATCAG ACATCAGGTGGAGCCAACTAGAGACCCGGTCATCCTCAACGCCGTGATGCACATCTGCAAGACCATGCATGATTCTGTCAA CGCTCTCACCCTCGAGGATGAAAAAAGATCTTCGTCGGTGCTCATCATCGGCTTTATGCGCGTG gTTTCCTTTGGCCGAGACTTTGAGCAACAGTTGAGTTTCTGCGTGGAGGCCAGAGCCACATTCTGCAACCTGGAGCCCGTCCTGGTTCATCTTATTCAC ACGGTGAATCAGCTAGCGATGGAGACCAGAAGGGTGATGCGTGGAAATCATTCCCGCAAAACCGCCGCATTCGTCCGG GCATGTGCCGCCTACAGTTTTATCACCATCCCGTCACTCAGCAGCATCTTCAGTCGTCTCCATCTTTATCTGCTGTCTGGCCAGGTTGCGTTGGCCAACCAGTGTTTATCCCAAG CGGATGCTTTCTTAAAAGCAGCAGTTAGTATCCTTCCGGAGGTGCCACGTTCCATCAGCGTGGAAGGGAAGCTTCGCTCTTCGGAGAGTTTCCTGCTCGACTTTGTCAACAACTTCCTGGCTACGCTTCTAGTCGTCCCG GATCATCCAGAACATGGTGTGCTCTACTTAGTCCGAGGTGTGCTCAACATGGTGCAGGATTACGCTTGGGAGGACAACAGTGATGCCAAAGTGCGCGTGTACATCTCCGCCCTCCCCCTGCTGGCTGCCATGAGCCAGGAAACATATCTGTACACAATTCCAAAAG TGGACTCAAATGAGACCCTATACGGCGGAGACCCAAAATTCCTCACGGAGATTAACAAACTGTGCGAGACCCTGATCGGGCAGATCCTGGACCACCTGAAGGCTCTCGGTCGAGAGGAT CAGTTGAGCACTCGCCGCCAAGGCGCTTTGGCCTTCTCGCTCTTCTGCATCCTGCTCGCTCATGGAGACCTGAGGAACAACAAGCTGAGCCAGCTGGCCGTCAATTTGTGGAATCTCAGTCACAAACATGGACACTGTGAGACGCGAATTTCT GTTCGAACACTGGAGTCCATGAAGCATCAGGCGCTCCAGGCTGACATGTCTCACCTGTCGGAAACGGTCCAGAGGCTCGCATTGCAGTCTCGTACTTGA
- the zdhhc16b gene encoding palmitoyltransferase ZDHHC16B isoform X2 → MTSGLSLCANVHTVHLSRVCRRRWGGGGVMRVGSSWRRHLSRAMRLALAWCRLCRPKKGGRGRGGQPQSGFGALWSYSKVLLKSLYFNSLSNSDTLLDCAFEPVYWIVDNVTRWFGVVSTLRRLEIKQVKLTSLISQAFVTLVILLTTSVVVIVYLYVIPTIVGTYAVPWIIWHLSCGHWLLVMVGFHYYKATTTSPGYPPKDNIHIPSVSICKKCINPKPARTHHCSICNTCILKMDHHCPWLNNCVGHFNHRYFFSFCVYMTLGCIYCSVSSRDLFLEAYSAVESYYQTRPPPYTSTETTAHKSIIFLWVLTSSVAVALGGLTLWHAALICRGETSIERHINRKESKRLKEQGKVFKNPYHHGMTANWKRLFGVETRNHWFTRVLLPSSHLPAGDGIMWDCNFSRRDPVAI, encoded by the exons ATGACCTCAGGGCTGTCACTTTGTGCAAATGTCCACACAGTTCACCTGAGCAG AGTGTGTAGGCGAAGGTGGGGAGGTGGCGGTGTTATGCGTGTGGGCAGCAGCTGGAGGCGGCATCTTTCCCGGGCCATGCGACTTGCTCTTGCATGGTGTCGACTGTGCCGTCCAAAGAAAGGGGGTCGGGGCAGGGGAGGCCAGCCGCAGTCCGGCTTTGGGGCGCTATGGAGCTACAGCAAGGTGCTGCTCAAGTCTCTTTACTTCAACAGCCTCAGCAACTCTGACACATTGCTCGACTGTGCTTTCGAACCTGTGTATTGGATCGTGGACAATGTGACTCGCTGGTTTGGTGTGGTGAGTACATTGCGTCGACTGGAGATAAAACAAGTCAAACTAACCTCACTCATCTCGCAGGCGTTTGTCACTCTGGTCATCCTGCTGACAACCTCAGTGGTAGTTATTGTTTATCTGTACGTCATTCCCACAATTGTCGGGACCTACGCTGTGCCTTGGATCATCTGGCATCTGAGCTGCGGCCACTGGCTACTGGTTATGGTGGGCTTCCATTACTACAAGGCCACCACCACCTCCCCGGGATACCCGCCTAAG gaCAACATCCATATTCCCTCGGTGTCCATTTGTAAGAAATGTATCAATCCAAAACCGGCCAGGACGCACCACTGCAGCATCTGCAACAC CTGCATCTTGAAGATGGACCATCACTGTC CTTGGCTCAACAACTGCGTAGGCCATTTCAACCACCGCTACTTTTTCTCCTTCTGCGTCTACATGACTCTGGGCTGCATCTACTGCAGCGTCAGCAGCAGAGACTTGTTCCTGGAAGCCTACAGTGCTGTTGAG AGTTACTATCAGACCCGTCCCCCGCCGTACACGTCCACAGAGACGACCGCCCACAAGAGCATCATCTTTCTCTGGGTGCTGACCAG TTCTGTGGCGGTCGCCCTGGGAGGGCTGACCCTGTGGCACGCTGCGCTCATCTGCCGAGGGGAGACCAGCATAGAGCGCCACATCAACCGCAAAGAGAGTAAAAGACTGAAGGAGCAGGGCAAG GTGTTCAAAAATCCATATCATCACGGGATGACGGCCAATTGGAAGCGGCTGTTTGGTGTCGAGACGCGCAA TCACTGGTTCACACGCGTTCTCCTGCCCTCGAGTCATCTTCCTGCAGGGGATGGCATCATGTGGGACTGCAACTTTTCCAGGAGAGACCCCGTGGCCATCTGA
- the ubtd1b gene encoding ubiquitin domain-containing protein 1 — MGGCVGRYWERWDDTQSRGSSRNGGRGARNEPLKKDRPKWKSEYPMTEGQLRSKRDEFWDTAPAFDGRKEIWDALKAAAVALECNDHELAQAIVDGASITLPHGTLTECYDELGNRYQLPVYCLAPPINLISERSDDDHSDSPQLPVAPKKEFQLKVRLSTGKDLRLSASMTDTIGQLKKQLHAQEDIEAAHQRWFFSGKLLTDKTRLQDTKIQKDFVIQVIVNPQAQPKMSPTATTSSSSPETE; from the exons ATGGGAGGATGTGTGGGAAGATACTGGGAACGATGGGATGATACACAGAGCAGAGGCTCTTCCAGAAACGGTGGTCGAGGAG CTCGTAATGAGCCGCTAAAGAAAGATCGACCGAAGTGGAAGAGCGAGTATCCAATGACCGAGGGCCAACTACGGAGTAAGCGCGACGAATTTTGGGACACAGCCCCGGCTTTTGACGGCCGCAAGGAGATCTGGGATGCCCTAAAGGCTGCCGCCGTGGCTCTGGAGTGTAACGACCACGAGCTGGCCCAAGCCATTGTCGACGGCGCCAGTATCACCCTGCCGCACG GTACCCTGACGGAGTGTTACGACGAACTCGGCAATCGCTATCAGCTGCCTGTTTATTGCCTCGCTCCGCCCATCAACCTCATTTCAGAACGCAGCGACGACGATCACAGCGACAGCCCCCAACTGCCCGTCGCGCCCAAGAAGGAATTTCAGCTGAAG GTGCGCCTGTCCACGGGTAAGGACCTGCGTCTGAGCGCCAGCATGACGGACACTATCGGTCAGCTGAAGAAGCAGCTGCACGCCCAGGAGGACATCGAGGCCGCCCACCAACGCTGGTTCTTCTCGGGAAAACTTCTTACGGACAAGACACGGCTGCAAGACACCAAGATCCAAAAGGACTTTGTTATTCAGGTCATCGTCAACCCTCAGGCTCAACCCAAGATGTCACCTACAGcaaccaccagcagcagcagtcctGAAACAGAATAG
- the zdhhc16b gene encoding palmitoyltransferase ZDHHC16B isoform X1 — MRVGSSWRRHLSRAMRLALAWCRLCRPKKGGRGRGGQPQSGFGALWSYSKVLLKSLYFNSLSNSDTLLDCAFEPVYWIVDNVTRWFGVAFVTLVILLTTSVVVIVYLYVIPTIVGTYAVPWIIWHLSCGHWLLVMVGFHYYKATTTSPGYPPKDNIHIPSVSICKKCINPKPARTHHCSICNTCILKMDHHCPWLNNCVGHFNHRYFFSFCVYMTLGCIYCSVSSRDLFLEAYSAVESYYQTRPPPYTSTETTAHKSIIFLWVLTSSVAVALGGLTLWHAALICRGETSIERHINRKESKRLKEQGKVFKNPYHHGMTANWKRLFGVETRNHWFTRVLLPSSHLPAGDGIMWDCNFSRRDPVAI, encoded by the exons ATGCGTGTGGGCAGCAGCTGGAGGCGGCATCTTTCCCGGGCCATGCGACTTGCTCTTGCATGGTGTCGACTGTGCCGTCCAAAGAAAGGGGGTCGGGGCAGGGGAGGCCAGCCGCAGTCCGGCTTTGGGGCGCTATGGAGCTACAGCAAGGTGCTGCTCAAGTCTCTTTACTTCAACAGCCTCAGCAACTCTGACACATTGCTCGACTGTGCTTTCGAACCTGTGTATTGGATCGTGGACAATGTGACTCGCTGGTTTGGTGTG GCGTTTGTCACTCTGGTCATCCTGCTGACAACCTCAGTGGTAGTTATTGTTTATCTGTACGTCATTCCCACAATTGTCGGGACCTACGCTGTGCCTTGGATCATCTGGCATCTGAGCTGCGGCCACTGGCTACTGGTTATGGTGGGCTTCCATTACTACAAGGCCACCACCACCTCCCCGGGATACCCGCCTAAG gaCAACATCCATATTCCCTCGGTGTCCATTTGTAAGAAATGTATCAATCCAAAACCGGCCAGGACGCACCACTGCAGCATCTGCAACAC CTGCATCTTGAAGATGGACCATCACTGTC CTTGGCTCAACAACTGCGTAGGCCATTTCAACCACCGCTACTTTTTCTCCTTCTGCGTCTACATGACTCTGGGCTGCATCTACTGCAGCGTCAGCAGCAGAGACTTGTTCCTGGAAGCCTACAGTGCTGTTGAG AGTTACTATCAGACCCGTCCCCCGCCGTACACGTCCACAGAGACGACCGCCCACAAGAGCATCATCTTTCTCTGGGTGCTGACCAG TTCTGTGGCGGTCGCCCTGGGAGGGCTGACCCTGTGGCACGCTGCGCTCATCTGCCGAGGGGAGACCAGCATAGAGCGCCACATCAACCGCAAAGAGAGTAAAAGACTGAAGGAGCAGGGCAAG GTGTTCAAAAATCCATATCATCACGGGATGACGGCCAATTGGAAGCGGCTGTTTGGTGTCGAGACGCGCAA TCACTGGTTCACACGCGTTCTCCTGCCCTCGAGTCATCTTCCTGCAGGGGATGGCATCATGTGGGACTGCAACTTTTCCAGGAGAGACCCCGTGGCCATCTGA